From Roseburia hominis, the proteins below share one genomic window:
- a CDS encoding Ig-like domain-containing protein yields the protein MDRKMKMLLIFLTICVICCCKYGYAHSMRNVVAADNEEAAGIDEEIPDDDKAGSDVPPDLQPTPEIKGYRVQYEKAEGENGYYLHMPQIMLFHQDLGFETHYCLVYPDGRKEEGVLKGEESSKKWSGLDGDGIWKLQVELVPCETAEWPYGMPLGIPCETDSPEKDEGEGEENGKENESTGGDEEQVLVKDTENQQEDVMQKIVMWKKEYCWKVDGTVPVLQVVSPKNTEVWYQKAITVKLAVFDEGSGIKSFEASCGGKKYSSKSKKDLSFLVQEESRNGQPVNVSIKAVDLAGNSVQKNMKLYIDRTGPQVTISGVGEYQISNKTIKAIFSVKDNNKLLGTEAILEQTLPDGEKKTHTVDTWADTSKGKRAEITLEQDGIYKLILVATDIVGNTSTMDRQVIIDQTPPALCLPEGIAGSVRREFNLEKELDKLATDFTTVSIQAELDGKLFYPGKAVKREGKHTLFFKAVDAAGNISEQRAEFRIDRTAPVIQIIETGTKKEVSDGDIYEEELQLQIMTEDSADQLRTIWVNGVRQKKMRNGVFSNTLKEPGPYEIQAEACDAAGNISNKMISIQVTDAKTTLDKLSDPAMNLFQRFSGSSGKGGRKAEAGVSQVVAVGILVFGILTAGCAIVVVRLKKCLNREEEERYETESYK from the coding sequence ATGGATAGGAAAATGAAAATGTTGTTGATTTTTTTGACAATTTGTGTGATCTGTTGTTGTAAATATGGGTATGCACATTCGATGCGAAACGTAGTGGCGGCGGACAACGAAGAAGCAGCTGGTATTGATGAAGAAATTCCTGATGACGATAAGGCTGGTTCTGATGTCCCGCCGGATTTGCAGCCAACACCGGAGATTAAGGGATATCGTGTGCAATATGAAAAGGCAGAGGGGGAGAACGGTTATTATTTGCATATGCCACAGATTATGCTCTTTCACCAGGACCTGGGATTTGAGACGCATTATTGCTTGGTTTATCCGGATGGAAGAAAAGAAGAAGGTGTGCTGAAGGGGGAGGAGAGTAGTAAAAAATGGTCTGGACTGGACGGGGATGGAATCTGGAAACTGCAGGTCGAATTGGTACCTTGTGAAACGGCCGAATGGCCATACGGGATGCCCTTGGGTATACCTTGTGAAACAGATAGTCCGGAAAAGGATGAGGGAGAGGGGGAAGAAAACGGAAAAGAAAATGAAAGCACAGGAGGCGATGAGGAACAAGTTCTGGTGAAGGACACAGAAAATCAGCAGGAAGATGTGATGCAAAAGATAGTCATGTGGAAAAAGGAATATTGCTGGAAAGTGGATGGCACAGTGCCGGTTCTGCAAGTGGTCTCTCCCAAAAATACAGAGGTGTGGTATCAGAAGGCAATCACTGTAAAGCTTGCTGTTTTTGATGAGGGAAGTGGAATAAAGAGCTTTGAGGCAAGTTGCGGCGGGAAGAAGTATTCTTCAAAAAGCAAAAAGGATTTGTCTTTTCTGGTTCAGGAAGAATCCCGGAATGGACAACCGGTGAATGTTTCTATAAAGGCAGTAGATCTTGCTGGAAATAGTGTACAAAAGAATATGAAATTGTACATAGATCGGACAGGACCGCAAGTGACAATCAGCGGTGTGGGTGAATATCAGATATCGAATAAAACGATAAAGGCCATATTTTCGGTGAAGGATAATAATAAATTACTCGGCACGGAAGCTATACTAGAACAGACTTTGCCGGATGGAGAGAAAAAGACACATACAGTGGATACATGGGCAGATACCTCGAAAGGGAAGAGGGCAGAGATTACGCTGGAACAGGATGGCATTTATAAGTTAATACTCGTTGCGACTGATATAGTTGGGAACACAAGTACAATGGATAGGCAGGTGATTATCGATCAGACACCGCCTGCGCTGTGCCTGCCGGAAGGGATAGCTGGAAGTGTCAGGAGAGAATTTAATCTGGAAAAGGAACTGGATAAGCTGGCTACTGATTTTACGACTGTTTCTATACAGGCGGAGTTGGATGGGAAACTGTTTTATCCGGGAAAAGCAGTGAAAAGAGAAGGAAAACACACCCTGTTCTTTAAAGCAGTAGATGCGGCGGGAAACATATCTGAACAGCGGGCGGAATTTAGAATAGACAGAACAGCACCGGTGATACAGATCATTGAGACCGGGACAAAAAAAGAGGTTAGTGACGGCGATATTTATGAGGAAGAATTACAGCTGCAGATCATGACAGAAGATTCGGCAGATCAGCTTCGTACAATATGGGTCAACGGAGTTCGCCAAAAAAAGATGAGGAATGGTGTGTTCAGCAATACGCTAAAAGAACCGGGGCCATATGAGATACAGGCAGAAGCGTGTGATGCGGCAGGAAATATCAGTAACAAAATGATTTCAATACAAGTTACGGATGCTAAGACAACGTTGGATAAACTCAGTGATCCGGCAATGAATTTATTTCAAAGGTTTTCAGGAAGCAGTGGAAAGGGCGGAAGAAAGGCAGAAGCAGGGGTGTCGCAAGTGGTTGCTGTAGGTATTCTGGTATTTGGAATTTTGACGGCAGGGTGTGCAATTGTTGTGGTGAGATTGAAAAAATGTTTGAATAGAGAGGAGGAAGAGAGGTATGAGACTGAATCATACAAATAG
- a CDS encoding 6-phosphofructokinase, whose product MKGNVIVGQSGGPTAAINSSLAGVYRTAKDRGAGKVYGMLHGIQGLLEERYIDLSEHITNELDAELLKRTPAAYLGSCRYKLPEIHENMELYDKIFEILYKLDIEAFIYIGGNDSMDTIKKLSDYAIIKGHPQKFIGCPKTIDNDLALTDHTPGFGSAAKYIGTSVKEIIRDSFCLEYEKGLVTIVEIMGRNAGWLTGAAALAQGEDCQGPDMIYLPELTFDLDDFMSRIKTLLTKKTSVVVAVSEGIKLADGRYVCELGASSDFVDAFGHKQLSGTAAYLANYVAAEVGCKTRAIELSTLQRAASHCSSRVDILEAQQVGGAAVKAADEGDSGKMVVLVRLSDDPYQCGTEVKDVHKIANDERLVPREWVNEEGTYVTDEFITYVKPLIQGDVSPVMVDGIPRHLYKPGHHGVGINE is encoded by the coding sequence ATGAAAGGAAATGTAATTGTTGGACAGTCAGGAGGTCCTACTGCGGCAATTAACTCAAGTCTGGCAGGAGTATACCGTACAGCAAAAGACCGTGGAGCAGGAAAAGTATACGGAATGCTTCATGGAATCCAGGGACTTCTGGAAGAGCGCTATATTGACCTGTCCGAGCACATTACAAATGAACTGGATGCAGAACTTTTGAAAAGAACACCGGCGGCTTATCTTGGCTCCTGCCGTTACAAACTGCCGGAGATTCATGAGAATATGGAACTGTATGATAAGATTTTCGAGATTCTGTATAAGCTGGATATCGAAGCATTTATCTATATTGGTGGTAATGACTCTATGGATACCATCAAAAAACTGTCTGATTACGCGATTATTAAGGGACATCCGCAGAAATTCATCGGTTGTCCGAAGACGATTGACAATGACCTGGCACTGACTGACCATACACCGGGATTCGGAAGTGCTGCAAAATATATCGGAACTTCTGTAAAAGAGATTATCCGCGACAGCTTCTGTCTGGAATATGAAAAAGGTCTTGTTACCATCGTTGAGATTATGGGACGTAACGCAGGCTGGCTTACCGGAGCGGCAGCACTGGCTCAGGGCGAAGACTGCCAGGGACCGGATATGATCTATCTTCCGGAGCTGACCTTTGATCTTGATGATTTCATGTCACGTATCAAAACCCTGCTTACTAAGAAGACATCCGTAGTAGTTGCTGTTTCAGAAGGAATCAAGCTGGCTGACGGACGCTATGTATGTGAACTGGGTGCAAGCTCTGACTTTGTAGACGCATTCGGACACAAGCAGCTCTCCGGTACTGCAGCTTACCTTGCAAATTATGTAGCTGCTGAGGTTGGCTGCAAGACTCGTGCGATTGAACTGAGCACACTTCAAAGAGCGGCTTCCCACTGCAGTTCCCGTGTGGATATCCTGGAGGCACAGCAGGTTGGTGGTGCGGCTGTTAAAGCAGCAGACGAAGGCGACAGCGGAAAGATGGTCGTACTTGTTCGTCTTTCCGATGATCCGTATCAGTGCGGAACTGAGGTCAAAGATGTGCATAAGATCGCGAACGATGAGCGTCTTGTCCCGAGAGAATGGGTGAACGAAGAAGGAACTTATGTAACAGATGAGTTCATTACCTATGTAAAACCGCTGATTCAGGGAGATGTATCTCCGGTCATGGTAGATGGTATTCCGCGTCACCTGTACAAACCAGGTCACCACGGAGTAGGAATTAACGAATAG
- a CDS encoding glycerol-3-phosphate responsive antiterminator has product MDQKVFDMLEGSPVIAAVKDEEGLQVSCDAEEIRVLFILFGDICNISQIVKKAKDAGKTVFVHMDLIQGLSAKDIAVDFIKKNTQADGIITTKPPLIPRAKELGFCTVLRFFVLDSLALENVQRQQSVKPDFIEILPGVMPKIIRRLCKDSKVPIIAGGLIADREDVVNALDAGAFSVSTTNQQVWFM; this is encoded by the coding sequence ATGGATCAGAAAGTTTTTGATATGTTGGAAGGCAGCCCTGTGATTGCGGCTGTCAAGGATGAGGAAGGACTGCAGGTAAGCTGTGATGCGGAAGAAATACGGGTTTTATTTATTTTGTTCGGGGATATCTGTAATATCTCACAGATCGTGAAAAAAGCGAAAGACGCCGGGAAGACCGTGTTCGTGCACATGGATCTGATACAGGGGTTAAGTGCAAAGGATATTGCAGTAGATTTCATCAAGAAGAATACTCAGGCGGATGGAATCATTACGACAAAGCCGCCACTGATTCCGCGGGCGAAGGAGCTGGGATTTTGCACTGTACTTAGGTTTTTCGTGCTGGATTCGCTGGCTCTTGAGAATGTACAGCGGCAGCAGAGTGTGAAACCGGATTTTATTGAGATTCTTCCTGGCGTGATGCCGAAGATTATCCGAAGACTTTGTAAGGACAGCAAGGTCCCGATTATTGCGGGCGGTCTGATCGCAGATCGGGAGGATGTGGTAAATGCGTTGGATGCAGGGGCATTTTCCGTATCGACGACCAATCAGCAGGTATGGTTTATGTAA
- a CDS encoding DNA-deoxyinosine glycosylase has translation MNESQFVKHEISPVYDETSRILILGSFPSVKSRENKFFYGHPQNRFWKVLAQLLEEPLPLTIEEKKSLLLSHHIALWDVVDSCEITGSSDSSIRNVTPSDLTRITTASPIRHIYTNGGTADKLYCKYCFPMTQMAAIRLPSTSPANAAWSLERLLGEWRVILPDLVIE, from the coding sequence ATGAATGAAAGTCAGTTCGTTAAACATGAAATCTCTCCGGTATACGACGAAACCTCCCGTATATTAATTCTGGGAAGCTTCCCCTCCGTAAAATCCCGTGAAAACAAATTCTTTTATGGTCATCCCCAGAATCGTTTCTGGAAGGTTCTGGCACAGCTTTTAGAGGAACCGCTCCCCCTTACCATAGAAGAGAAAAAATCGCTCCTTCTCTCCCACCATATTGCACTCTGGGACGTGGTGGATTCCTGTGAGATCACCGGTTCCAGCGACAGCAGTATACGAAATGTGACCCCCTCCGACCTCACCCGGATTACAACCGCTTCGCCTATACGCCACATTTACACAAACGGCGGCACCGCCGACAAATTATATTGCAAATACTGTTTTCCCATGACGCAGATGGCAGCCATACGCCTTCCTTCCACCAGCCCTGCAAATGCTGCATGGTCTCTGGAACGCCTGCTTGGGGAATGGAGGGTCATTCTTCCTGATTTAGTAATTGAATAA
- a CDS encoding transcriptional repressor, with product MWEKEAIIRKMKSQGKRITQQRRIVLDVMTAEECTSVKELYYKAAKRDPDIGLATVYRTLLTLEEIGAIERTRGYVATQQP from the coding sequence ATGTGGGAGAAGGAAGCGATCATCAGGAAAATGAAGAGCCAGGGCAAACGTATTACGCAGCAAAGGCGCATTGTACTTGATGTGATGACTGCGGAAGAATGTACCAGTGTAAAAGAACTTTACTACAAAGCAGCGAAGCGCGACCCGGATATCGGTCTTGCCACCGTATACAGGACTTTGCTTACCCTGGAAGAGATTGGCGCAATCGAGCGCACCAGGGGGTATGTAGCGACTCAGCAGCCTTAG
- a CDS encoding FeoB-associated Cys-rich membrane protein: MGTLVVGVLVLAAVALAIRSMHNDKKQGKGCGGDCSHCGGACHYIHTEKQ, encoded by the coding sequence ATGGGAACTTTAGTTGTTGGAGTTTTGGTTTTGGCGGCGGTAGCTCTTGCGATCCGCAGCATGCATAACGATAAAAAACAGGGGAAGGGCTGCGGCGGTGACTGCAGCCACTGCGGAGGCGCCTGCCATTATATTCATACGGAAAAGCAATAA
- the feoB gene encoding ferrous iron transport protein B gives MSVKIALAGNPNSGKTTLFNALTGSNQFVGNWPGVTVEKKEGKLKNHKDVIIMDLPGIYSLSPYTLEEVVARNYLITERPDAILNIVDGTNLERNLYLSTQLMELGIPVVMAINMMDIVRKNGDSINVGQLAKKLGCEVVEISALKNEGIDKAAEKAVKAAANKSAKAPVHKFDSGVERALEEIESCLGSDIPEGQRRFYAVKLFERDDKIADTMKAQPNVEGIISAVEQEMDDDSESIITNERYSYITSIIDGCCKRANKGQMTTSDKIDRIVTNRFLALPIFAVVMWVVYYVSVSTVGDFVTGWTNDVLFGEIIPPAIENVLVAMNCADWLQGLILDGIVAGVGAVLGFVPQMLVLFIFLAFLEGCGYMARIAFIMDRIFRKFGLSGKSFIPMLIGSGCGVPGVMASRTIENDRDRKMTIMTTTFVPCGAKLPIIALIAGALFDGASWVAPSAYFVGIAAIICSGIILKKTKMFEGDPAPFVMELPAYHLPTVGNVLRSMWERGWSFIKKAGTIILLSTIVLWFLMSFGWANGSFGMLEAEQLDSSILASIGSIVAPLFAPLGWGDWKMAVAAVTGLIAKENVVGTFGILFGFAEVAEDGAEIWGQLAGSMTAVAAYSFLVFNLLCAPCFAAMGAIKREMNNAKWFWFAIGYQTGLAYIVSLCVYQLGTFFTGGGFGVGTVVAVVLVIAFLYLLFRPHKESQTLKVKMKGMAKA, from the coding sequence ATGTCAGTAAAAATTGCACTTGCGGGTAATCCGAACAGTGGAAAGACAACGCTGTTTAATGCGCTGACCGGTTCTAATCAGTTTGTAGGAAACTGGCCGGGCGTTACCGTAGAAAAGAAAGAAGGAAAATTAAAGAATCATAAAGATGTGATCATCATGGACCTGCCGGGAATCTACTCCCTGTCTCCATATACACTGGAGGAAGTGGTGGCGAGAAATTACCTGATCACGGAAAGACCGGACGCGATTCTGAATATTGTAGACGGAACCAACCTGGAAAGGAACCTGTATCTTTCCACGCAGCTCATGGAGCTTGGAATTCCGGTAGTTATGGCGATCAATATGATGGATATCGTCCGTAAGAACGGAGACAGCATCAATGTGGGTCAGCTCGCAAAGAAGCTGGGCTGTGAGGTCGTGGAAATTTCGGCACTGAAAAATGAGGGGATCGATAAAGCGGCAGAGAAAGCGGTAAAAGCGGCTGCGAATAAATCAGCAAAAGCTCCGGTACATAAATTTGACAGCGGAGTAGAGCGCGCGCTGGAGGAAATCGAGAGCTGTCTTGGAAGTGATATTCCGGAGGGACAGAGAAGATTCTATGCCGTGAAATTGTTTGAACGTGATGATAAGATTGCTGATACGATGAAAGCTCAGCCGAATGTGGAAGGAATCATCTCAGCAGTGGAACAGGAAATGGACGACGATTCCGAGAGTATCATTACCAATGAACGTTACAGCTATATCACATCGATCATTGACGGCTGCTGCAAGAGAGCTAATAAAGGACAGATGACCACCTCCGACAAGATTGACAGGATCGTGACCAACCGTTTCCTGGCACTCCCGATTTTCGCAGTCGTAATGTGGGTCGTATATTATGTATCGGTTTCTACCGTTGGAGACTTTGTCACAGGCTGGACCAATGACGTTCTGTTTGGTGAGATTATTCCGCCGGCAATCGAGAATGTTCTGGTGGCGATGAACTGTGCGGACTGGCTCCAGGGATTGATTCTTGATGGTATTGTTGCAGGTGTGGGCGCGGTACTTGGATTCGTTCCGCAGATGCTCGTACTTTTCATCTTCCTGGCATTTTTGGAAGGCTGTGGATACATGGCGCGTATCGCATTTATCATGGACCGTATTTTCCGTAAATTTGGCCTGTCAGGAAAATCATTTATCCCGATGCTGATTGGAAGCGGCTGCGGTGTTCCGGGAGTCATGGCGTCAAGAACGATCGAGAATGACAGAGACCGTAAAATGACGATCATGACGACCACCTTTGTACCTTGTGGCGCGAAGCTGCCTATCATTGCATTGATTGCCGGTGCGTTATTTGACGGGGCGTCATGGGTTGCACCGAGCGCTTATTTCGTAGGTATCGCAGCAATTATCTGCTCTGGTATTATTTTGAAAAAGACGAAGATGTTCGAAGGCGATCCGGCGCCGTTCGTTATGGAACTTCCGGCTTATCATCTGCCGACCGTAGGCAACGTACTTAGAAGCATGTGGGAGAGAGGCTGGTCCTTCATCAAGAAAGCCGGAACCATCATTTTGCTTTCCACCATCGTTCTGTGGTTCCTGATGAGCTTTGGCTGGGCAAATGGTTCTTTCGGAATGCTGGAGGCAGAGCAGCTTGACAGCAGTATCCTGGCTTCTATCGGCAGTATTGTGGCACCGCTTTTTGCACCGCTTGGCTGGGGAGACTGGAAGATGGCAGTTGCAGCGGTAACTGGTCTTATTGCGAAGGAAAATGTAGTTGGTACCTTCGGTATTCTGTTTGGATTTGCAGAAGTAGCAGAAGACGGCGCAGAGATCTGGGGACAGCTTGCGGGAAGTATGACGGCAGTAGCGGCGTACTCATTCCTGGTATTTAACCTTCTGTGTGCTCCTTGTTTTGCAGCTATGGGTGCGATCAAAAGAGAGATGAACAATGCAAAATGGTTCTGGTTCGCGATCGGATATCAGACAGGGCTGGCATATATTGTATCACTTTGCGTATATCAGTTGGGAACCTTCTTTACAGGCGGTGGATTTGGCGTCGGAACGGTAGTAGCAGTAGTGCTTGTAATTGCATTCCTATATCTTTTGTTCCGTCCGCATAAAGAGAGTCAGACTTTGAAAGTGAAAATGAAAGGAATGGCGAAAGCATAA
- a CDS encoding ferrous iron transport protein A, with protein MKSLRETECGKTVSVVKIHGEGAVRRRIMDMGITKGTSIYVRKVAPLGDPVEVTVRGYELSLRKADAQMIEVQ; from the coding sequence ATGAAGAGTTTACGTGAGACGGAGTGCGGAAAGACCGTGTCTGTTGTGAAGATTCATGGAGAGGGTGCGGTGAGACGCCGGATCATGGATATGGGTATTACGAAAGGGACCAGCATTTATGTGCGCAAGGTGGCGCCGCTTGGCGATCCGGTCGAGGTAACAGTGCGGGGCTATGAGTTATCGCTCAGAAAAGCGGACGCACAGATGATCGAGGTACAATAA
- a CDS encoding FeoA family protein, which produces MMPLTMMRTGEAGTIKRVGGKEEVRRFLENLGFVEGSDVKVVSETGGNVIVNIRESRVAISKEMANKIMV; this is translated from the coding sequence ATGATGCCGTTAACGATGATGAGAACAGGCGAAGCAGGCACGATAAAGCGTGTAGGCGGAAAAGAGGAAGTCAGAAGATTTCTGGAGAATCTTGGGTTCGTGGAAGGATCCGATGTGAAGGTTGTGTCGGAGACAGGAGGAAATGTAATCGTGAATATCCGGGAATCCCGTGTCGCGATTAGTAAAGAGATGGCGAATAAAATTATGGTGTAG
- a CDS encoding metal-dependent transcriptional regulator: MKIQESAENYLETILILNKRLGQVRSIDIATELGFSKPSVSVAMKNLRQNGYISVDPDGYIALMPPGRKIAETIYERHTLLSEWLTSLGVDEQTAVEDACRMEHVISATSFEAIKQHVNKNS; encoded by the coding sequence ATGAAAATTCAGGAATCCGCAGAAAACTATCTGGAAACCATTCTGATTTTAAACAAACGTTTAGGCCAGGTGCGTTCCATTGATATTGCCACTGAGCTTGGCTTTTCCAAACCCAGTGTCAGCGTAGCCATGAAAAATCTTCGGCAGAACGGGTACATTTCCGTAGACCCTGATGGCTACATCGCTCTTATGCCGCCCGGACGTAAGATTGCAGAGACCATTTACGAACGTCACACTCTGCTCTCGGAGTGGCTCACTTCCCTCGGAGTAGACGAGCAGACCGCTGTTGAAGACGCCTGCCGCATGGAACATGTGATCAGCGCCACAAGTTTCGAGGCAATCAAGCAACACGTAAATAAAAACAGCTAG
- a CDS encoding ZIP family metal transporter, which translates to MNLFLGIMIPFAGTVLGAACVFFLKGEIRPLLQKSLLGFASGVMVAASVWSLLIPSMDMAEGMGKLSFIPAAAGFLLGIAFLLLMDKVIPHLHLDSQSPEGPKSNFSKSAMLIFAVTLHNLPEGMAVGVVYAGMLEGHAGITMAGAMALSLGIAIQNFPEGAIISMPLKSAGLSRTRAFLYGAASGAVEPLGAGLTILMISFIEPLLPYFLSFAAGAMLYVVVEELIPESAEGEHSNIATIGFAVGFVLMMVMDVALG; encoded by the coding sequence ATGAATTTATTTTTAGGGATAATGATACCGTTTGCGGGCACGGTGCTTGGCGCAGCGTGTGTATTTTTTCTGAAAGGCGAGATAAGGCCGCTGCTCCAGAAGAGTCTTCTCGGTTTTGCGTCCGGGGTGATGGTGGCGGCATCGGTGTGGTCGCTTCTGATTCCATCTATGGATATGGCGGAAGGAATGGGAAAATTGTCGTTTATTCCGGCGGCAGCAGGGTTTCTTTTGGGCATTGCATTTTTATTATTGATGGACAAGGTCATTCCGCATCTTCATCTGGATAGCCAGAGCCCGGAAGGGCCCAAGAGTAATTTTTCTAAATCGGCTATGTTGATTTTTGCGGTGACGCTTCATAATCTGCCGGAAGGTATGGCGGTAGGTGTGGTCTATGCCGGAATGCTGGAAGGCCATGCCGGAATTACCATGGCAGGGGCGATGGCGCTGTCGCTGGGAATCGCGATTCAGAATTTCCCAGAGGGGGCAATTATTTCCATGCCGCTGAAAAGTGCGGGGCTTAGCCGGACGCGGGCATTCCTTTATGGTGCGGCGTCGGGAGCTGTAGAACCTCTGGGGGCAGGGCTTACGATTCTGATGATTTCGTTTATAGAGCCACTGCTGCCTTATTTTCTGTCTTTTGCGGCGGGAGCGATGCTCTATGTGGTGGTGGAGGAGTTGATACCTGAATCAGCGGAAGGGGAACATTCCAATATTGCTACGATTGGGTTCGCGGTCGGATTTGTACTGATGATGGTCATGGACGTGGCGTTGGGATAA
- a CDS encoding DUF2325 domain-containing protein translates to MSVVIVGGHDRMVCQYKKICKQFKCKAKVFTHMSADLNKQIGTPDLFVLFTNTVSHKMVKCALDEAKRSNAKVVRSHTSSGAALTEILSQEAQMAV, encoded by the coding sequence ATGAGCGTAGTAATTGTAGGAGGACATGACCGAATGGTCTGTCAGTATAAGAAAATATGTAAGCAGTTTAAATGTAAAGCGAAGGTATTTACGCATATGTCAGCGGATCTGAATAAGCAGATTGGAACGCCGGATCTGTTCGTACTATTTACCAATACAGTTTCGCATAAAATGGTAAAATGCGCACTTGACGAAGCGAAGCGGAGTAATGCCAAAGTGGTACGTTCTCACACCAGCAGCGGGGCGGCGCTGACAGAAATCTTAAGCCAGGAAGCGCAAATGGCGGTTTAA
- a CDS encoding MFS transporter, translating into MDKRYQKTVYACFVGYIVQAIANNFAPLLFLTFHDTYGIPLTKITFLITANFGMQLGVDLLAVSFVDRIGYRRSMILAHGMSALGLLGLAFLPELLPDPYMGLMAAVFFYAVGGGLLEVVVSPVMEACPTPNKETAMSLLHSFYCWGHVGVVLISTGFFAIFGIANWKMLSVIWALVPFANMFVFTKVPIASLIQEGEEGMSLGKLLKTKLFWLFLFLMICAGACEQAVSQWASTFAEQGLGVSKTVGDLAGPMFFAVMMGTARAIYGKFGERLPLEKFMFGSGILCLASYLVIALSPNPVLGLWGCGICGFSVGIMWPGTFSLATATLPTGGTALFALLALGGDVGCSGGPTYVGIMSGVFRDDLRKGILCAVIFPVLLIGGLWLRRKYAR; encoded by the coding sequence ATGGATAAGAGATACCAAAAAACTGTTTATGCTTGTTTTGTCGGATATATTGTGCAGGCGATTGCAAATAACTTTGCGCCGCTGTTGTTTCTGACATTTCATGATACATATGGAATTCCGCTTACAAAAATCACATTTCTGATCACGGCGAATTTTGGGATGCAGTTGGGCGTTGATTTGCTGGCGGTCAGCTTTGTGGACCGGATCGGATATCGAAGGTCTATGATTCTGGCACATGGTATGTCAGCGCTGGGGCTTCTTGGGCTGGCGTTCTTGCCGGAACTTTTGCCAGATCCGTATATGGGACTTATGGCAGCGGTTTTCTTCTATGCTGTGGGAGGTGGTCTGCTGGAGGTGGTAGTCAGTCCGGTCATGGAGGCTTGCCCTACCCCGAATAAAGAGACGGCGATGAGCCTTCTGCACTCGTTTTACTGCTGGGGACACGTGGGGGTCGTTCTGATTTCTACGGGATTTTTTGCCATATTTGGAATTGCAAATTGGAAGATGCTTTCTGTGATCTGGGCTTTGGTGCCGTTTGCAAATATGTTTGTATTTACGAAAGTACCGATTGCCAGCTTGATTCAGGAGGGCGAGGAGGGGATGTCTCTTGGAAAACTATTGAAAACAAAACTTTTCTGGCTGTTTTTATTTTTAATGATCTGTGCGGGAGCCTGTGAACAGGCGGTCAGCCAGTGGGCTTCTACATTTGCGGAACAGGGGCTTGGTGTAAGTAAGACGGTCGGAGACCTTGCGGGGCCTATGTTTTTCGCGGTTATGATGGGAACTGCCCGTGCAATTTACGGGAAATTCGGAGAACGGCTTCCACTGGAGAAATTTATGTTTGGAAGTGGGATTCTCTGTTTGGCGTCTTATTTAGTCATTGCCCTGTCACCGAATCCGGTGCTTGGGCTTTGGGGATGTGGAATCTGTGGCTTTTCTGTGGGCATTATGTGGCCGGGAACGTTTTCTTTGGCGACGGCTACTTTGCCGACAGGAGGGACGGCTTTGTTTGCGCTTCTGGCACTGGGCGGTGATGTGGGTTGCTCCGGAGGACCGACTTATGTAGGAATAATGTCTGGGGTATTTCGGGATGATTTGCGGAAAGGGATTCTTTGTGCGGTGATTTTCCCGGTGTTGTTAATTGGGGGGCTGTGGCTTAGAAGAAAGTATGCGAGATAA